A genomic region of Micromonospora sp. NBRC 110009 contains the following coding sequences:
- a CDS encoding HAD family hydrolase: protein MAELREAKVLVFDADDTLWENNVLFERVIDDFLAWLDHPTLDRAEIRAVLDDIERANAVAHGYGSKVFLRSLGECLEKLRERPATVRERAELEELAAALVGHQVELMPGVAETLDDLATRHELLLLTKGDQEEQQRKLDACGLLHHFRAAHIVREKDVATYRWLAREHAFDPAAAWMVGNSPRSDILPARAAGMNAVFIPNENTWVLEHDELDPSDVGVIRLAAFPDLVQHF, encoded by the coding sequence ATGGCAGAGCTCCGGGAGGCGAAGGTGCTCGTCTTCGACGCCGACGACACGCTCTGGGAGAACAACGTCCTCTTCGAGCGGGTGATCGACGACTTCCTCGCCTGGCTGGACCATCCGACCCTGGACCGGGCGGAGATCCGGGCCGTGCTGGACGACATCGAGCGGGCCAACGCGGTCGCCCACGGCTACGGCAGCAAGGTCTTCCTGCGCAGCCTCGGCGAGTGCCTGGAGAAGCTGCGCGAGCGCCCGGCCACCGTGCGGGAACGTGCCGAGCTCGAGGAGCTGGCCGCGGCGCTGGTCGGCCACCAGGTGGAGCTGATGCCGGGCGTCGCGGAGACCCTCGACGATCTGGCCACCCGGCACGAGCTGCTGCTGCTCACCAAGGGCGACCAGGAGGAACAGCAGCGCAAGCTGGACGCCTGCGGGCTGCTGCACCACTTCCGCGCCGCGCACATCGTGCGGGAGAAGGACGTGGCGACCTACCGCTGGCTGGCCCGCGAGCACGCCTTCGACCCGGCCGCCGCCTGGATGGTCGGCAACTCCCCGCGCTCGGACATCCTGCCCGCCCGGGCCGCCGGCATGAACGCGGTGTTCATCCCGAACGAGAACACCTGGGTGCTGGAGCACGACGAGCTCGACCCGTCCGACGTCGGGGTGATCCGGCTGGCGGCCTTCCCGGACCTGGTCCAGCACTTCTGA
- a CDS encoding DUF4184 family protein, producing MPLTFPSHLAPVLPLKLWRPHWFDGVALATGAVAPDVGYLFTGTRFDLGLRTHTLGGLLWWCLPVALAYAWIVRRVIAGIAVHLPGERLFGWRDHAALGGVRHPWQVTVCSALIGAFSHVAWDRVTHTERWPRLLGIADFHAATGLYWWQFADVLGTLGGAAVVVALAVWGARRREIFDGVRPPAPPARPAVFWAVALSVTALGSLVLSGLPAAVVPAPAGVRLLHLSALALIAGAAAAGGLTPARRDAGRTDRLEDKQRQSG from the coding sequence GTGCCGCTGACCTTCCCCTCGCACCTCGCCCCGGTGCTGCCGTTGAAGCTGTGGCGGCCGCACTGGTTCGACGGGGTCGCGCTGGCCACCGGCGCGGTCGCGCCCGACGTGGGCTACCTGTTCACCGGCACCCGCTTCGACCTCGGCCTGCGCACCCACACCCTCGGGGGCCTGCTCTGGTGGTGCCTGCCGGTGGCGCTCGCGTACGCCTGGATCGTTCGTCGGGTGATCGCCGGCATCGCGGTGCACCTGCCCGGCGAGCGCCTCTTCGGCTGGCGGGACCACGCTGCGCTGGGCGGCGTGCGGCACCCCTGGCAGGTCACCGTCTGCTCGGCGCTCATCGGCGCGTTCAGCCACGTGGCGTGGGACCGGGTCACCCACACCGAGCGCTGGCCGCGCCTGCTGGGCATCGCCGACTTCCACGCCGCGACCGGCCTGTACTGGTGGCAGTTCGCGGACGTGCTCGGCACCCTGGGCGGGGCCGCCGTGGTGGTCGCCCTGGCGGTGTGGGGCGCGCGCCGTCGGGAGATCTTTGACGGCGTACGACCGCCCGCGCCGCCGGCCCGCCCGGCCGTCTTCTGGGCGGTGGCGCTGTCGGTCACCGCGCTGGGGAGTCTGGTGCTGTCGGGCCTGCCCGCCGCCGTCGTGCCGGCGCCGGCCGGGGTGCGTCTGCTGCACCTGTCGGCGCTCGCGCTGATCGCCGGGGCGGCGGCGGCCGGCGGGCTGACCCCGGCCCGACGGGACGCCGGACGGACTGATCGCCTCGAGGACAAACAGCGTCAGTCCGGCTGA
- a CDS encoding L,D-transpeptidase family protein encodes MKPTRAAQLTTLPPDARQVVIVSGDGYRTTHATLETYARSGDGWHPALPPLPARIGGDGFSDQHVEGVPTTPTGVYAFGPTIYGIAADPGVRYPYQRVAADDWWNANPDSPHYNSFQRSDTHPGGHSEALWREEPAYTHFAVITYNMPPTVAAPVPNAGSGIFLHEFSRAGGNATAGCVGLSHADLVDVLTWLDPAASPHIVLSPAAHLDRY; translated from the coding sequence GTGAAGCCGACGAGGGCCGCCCAGCTGACCACCCTCCCGCCCGACGCGCGGCAGGTCGTCATCGTCAGCGGGGACGGCTACCGCACCACCCACGCCACCCTGGAGACCTACGCGCGGTCCGGCGACGGGTGGCACCCGGCCCTTCCGCCGCTGCCGGCCCGGATCGGCGGCGACGGGTTCAGCGACCAGCACGTCGAAGGCGTGCCCACCACCCCCACCGGCGTCTACGCCTTCGGCCCGACGATCTACGGCATCGCGGCCGACCCGGGCGTCCGTTACCCCTACCAGCGGGTCGCCGCCGACGACTGGTGGAACGCGAACCCCGACTCCCCGCACTACAACAGCTTCCAGCGGTCGGACACCCATCCCGGCGGACACAGCGAGGCGCTCTGGCGGGAGGAACCGGCGTACACGCACTTCGCGGTGATCACCTACAACATGCCGCCGACCGTCGCGGCCCCGGTGCCGAACGCCGGCAGCGGCATCTTCCTGCACGAGTTCAGCCGTGCCGGCGGCAACGCCACCGCCGGGTGCGTGGGCCTGTCCCACGCAGATCTGGTCGACGTGCTCACCTGGCTCGACCCCGCGGCGTCGCCGCACATCGTCCTTTCCCCGGCGGCGCACCTCGACCGCTACTGA
- a CDS encoding rhomboid family intramembrane serine protease yields the protein MDTIRTGQPPAEEASSTCYRHPRRETLLRCTRCDRNICPDCMREAPVGHRCPECVREDNRSVRQARTVFGGRVAGRPLVTYLLIALVVLVYLVELVHPAILDQFDSLGTGLVDDGGQRYVDDGGPHPGYQLIGIAHGEWYRLLTAAFLHLLPTEGVLGILHIAFNLYWLWLLGRVVEERLGGVRFLAVYLLAALGGSVLGFLVDPHQAAVGASGAVYGLAGCYFVLTRRLHHHPIDANRLIIPFLIWMVLSAGWTSWEGHLGGLLVGGAAAVGMAYAPAKRRTLVQAAVAVALAVLLVGLVVLKSLDLAG from the coding sequence ATGGACACCATCCGCACCGGTCAGCCGCCCGCCGAGGAGGCGAGCAGCACCTGCTACCGGCATCCCCGGCGGGAGACGCTGCTGCGTTGCACCCGCTGCGACCGCAACATCTGCCCCGACTGCATGCGGGAGGCCCCGGTCGGGCACCGCTGCCCGGAGTGCGTCCGCGAGGACAACCGGAGCGTCCGCCAGGCGCGTACCGTCTTCGGCGGCCGGGTGGCCGGCCGGCCGCTGGTGACCTACCTGCTGATCGCGCTCGTCGTGCTGGTCTACCTGGTCGAGCTGGTCCATCCGGCGATCCTCGACCAGTTCGACAGCCTCGGTACCGGGCTGGTCGACGACGGCGGCCAGCGGTACGTCGACGACGGCGGCCCGCATCCGGGATACCAGCTGATCGGGATCGCCCACGGCGAGTGGTACCGCCTGCTCACCGCGGCCTTCCTGCACCTGCTGCCGACCGAGGGCGTCCTCGGCATCCTGCACATCGCCTTCAACCTCTACTGGCTCTGGCTGCTCGGCCGGGTCGTCGAGGAGCGGCTGGGCGGGGTGCGCTTCCTGGCGGTCTACCTGCTCGCCGCGCTCGGCGGGTCGGTCCTGGGCTTCCTCGTCGACCCGCACCAGGCCGCCGTGGGCGCCTCCGGCGCGGTGTACGGGCTGGCCGGCTGCTACTTCGTCCTCACCCGACGCCTGCACCACCATCCGATCGACGCCAACCGGCTGATCATCCCGTTCCTGATCTGGATGGTGCTCTCCGCGGGGTGGACGTCGTGGGAGGGGCACCTGGGCGGCCTGCTGGTCGGCGGGGCGGCGGCCGTCGGCATGGCGTACGCGCCGGCGAAGCGGCGGACCCTCGTGCAGGCGGCGGTGGCCGTCGCCCTGGCGGTGCTGCTCGTCGGGCTGGTGGTGCTGAAGTCGCTCGACCTCGCCGGCTGA
- a CDS encoding AMIN-like domain-containing (lipo)protein translates to MTPRRVPLLASLAVLLAAGCTATNHDGAAPAPTTAPGATTSAAATPAAPPTAPATTGAPPAAGDGRVTYGWAVPAVPARVAHRVLVPVTPAPGEPLPVLVQIQVGDHPAEGFSRISFAFRGPTPSYQVGYVSRVESDGGGEPVDLPGDAFLAVRFDPAQGHDSSGRSTAQAPLRAIGYPTLRGWAPAGDFEGYLSFGLGVRGGGARLPVRLSESTRPDGTHVVSVDVRRS, encoded by the coding sequence ATGACACCTCGGCGCGTACCACTGCTCGCGAGCCTGGCCGTGCTGCTCGCGGCGGGCTGCACGGCGACCAACCACGACGGCGCGGCCCCGGCACCCACGACGGCGCCCGGCGCCACCACGTCCGCCGCCGCCACCCCGGCGGCCCCGCCCACCGCGCCGGCCACCACCGGCGCACCGCCGGCCGCCGGGGACGGGCGGGTGACGTACGGGTGGGCGGTGCCTGCCGTCCCGGCCCGCGTCGCGCACCGCGTGCTGGTGCCGGTCACCCCCGCACCGGGTGAGCCGCTGCCGGTGCTGGTGCAGATCCAGGTCGGGGACCACCCGGCGGAGGGGTTCAGCCGGATCAGCTTCGCGTTCCGCGGCCCCACTCCGTCCTACCAGGTCGGTTACGTCTCCCGGGTGGAGTCCGACGGCGGCGGCGAGCCGGTCGACCTGCCCGGCGACGCCTTCCTCGCGGTGCGCTTCGACCCGGCCCAGGGACACGACAGCAGCGGCCGGAGCACGGCGCAGGCGCCGCTCCGGGCCATCGGCTACCCGACCCTGCGCGGCTGGGCGCCCGCCGGGGACTTCGAGGGATACCTCAGCTTCGGCCTGGGGGTGCGCGGCGGCGGGGCGCGGCTGCCGGTGCGGCTGAGCGAGTCGACCCGCCCGGACGGCACCCACGTCGTCTCGGTCGACGTGCGGCGGAGCTGA
- a CDS encoding RusA family crossover junction endodeoxyribonuclease, with translation MQETRALALTFEVSGLPPVKTEALSIFAAGHRQATRVRALLQAACTAAQRTGWTPLAGPIEVDLTLRCPPGHRTSDASTLLGGVCAVLQDKKRVANIGLAHLGVLVDVALYEDDRQIRRLSYVEEPAEDFSYQVRVAAVPHVV, from the coding sequence GTGCAGGAAACCCGCGCTCTCGCCCTGACGTTCGAGGTGAGCGGCCTGCCCCCGGTCAAGACCGAGGCCCTGTCCATCTTCGCCGCCGGGCACCGGCAGGCGACGAGGGTCCGTGCCCTGCTCCAGGCCGCCTGCACGGCGGCCCAGCGCACCGGCTGGACCCCGCTCGCCGGGCCGATCGAGGTGGACCTGACCCTGCGCTGCCCGCCCGGGCACCGCACCTCCGACGCCAGCACGCTGCTGGGCGGGGTCTGCGCGGTGCTCCAGGACAAGAAGCGGGTGGCGAACATCGGCCTGGCCCACCTCGGGGTGCTGGTCGACGTCGCCCTCTACGAGGACGACCGGCAGATCCGCCGGCTGTCGTACGTCGAGGAGCCGGCCGAGGACTTCTCGTACCAGGTCCGGGTGGCCGCAGTACCACACGTGGTTTGA
- a CDS encoding VOC family protein has product MIARFKDLCMDAADAHRLGEFWAGILNGELVDTGGGDTRVDPRAAASRAESIWVNTVPEPRAGKTRVHLDLRLAEPEPTGLLAAGARLVREPDAEISWWVLADPEGNQFCAFRPRPGARPGVFELVVESADPLAQATWWAGVVGGRVETTAEDAAAVVGADGFPWDRWVFDPTPERKRVKNRVHWDVDLAGRDGTALVAAGATLLTEPTEASPWWVLADPEGNEFCAFPPRDR; this is encoded by the coding sequence ATGATCGCCCGCTTCAAGGACCTCTGCATGGACGCTGCCGACGCCCACCGGCTCGGGGAGTTCTGGGCCGGCATCCTCAACGGGGAGTTGGTCGACACCGGGGGCGGCGACACCCGGGTCGACCCCCGCGCGGCCGCCTCCAGGGCCGAGTCGATCTGGGTCAACACGGTGCCCGAGCCGCGGGCCGGGAAGACCCGCGTGCACCTGGACCTGCGGCTGGCCGAGCCGGAGCCGACCGGGCTGCTGGCCGCCGGCGCGCGGCTGGTCCGGGAGCCGGACGCGGAGATCAGCTGGTGGGTGCTGGCCGATCCGGAGGGCAACCAGTTCTGCGCCTTCCGGCCCCGCCCGGGCGCCCGGCCCGGGGTGTTCGAGCTGGTGGTGGAGAGCGCCGACCCGCTGGCCCAGGCAACCTGGTGGGCCGGGGTGGTCGGCGGTCGGGTGGAGACCACGGCGGAGGACGCCGCCGCGGTGGTGGGCGCCGACGGATTTCCGTGGGACCGCTGGGTCTTCGATCCGACGCCGGAGCGCAAGCGGGTGAAGAACCGGGTGCACTGGGACGTCGACCTGGCCGGCCGGGACGGCACCGCGTTGGTCGCCGCCGGCGCCACCCTGCTGACCGAACCGACCGAGGCGAGCCCGTGGTGGGTGCTGGCCGACCCCGAGGGGAACGAGTTCTGCGCGTTCCCGCCGCGTGACCGGTGA
- a CDS encoding ABC transporter substrate-binding protein: MRTDPDEAAHRRRTGKRTAAAAAVLALVAPLAACGSGGDGGTPTINLYYPPEQNLQKVVDDCNAQAQGRYKIVYRVLPRQADDQRVQLVRRLAAQDSGMDVLGLDVTWTQEFASAKWIREWTGQDKAEAEQGTLAGPLDTARYEGKLYAAPKNTNVQLLWYRTDLVPQPPKTWDEMISAAQQLEQQGKPYQVLTMGAQYEGLVVLYNTLAESAGGKILSDDGKHAVMDEGTVRALDQLRKLATSGVTSPSFTNATEDPVRLEFQSGGGAFEVNWPFVYPAMQEAAPDMAKKVKWARLPGIDANTPSKVTIGGVNMAVSTYSKHPTESFEAAKCIRNAEHQKFSAVNDGVPPTIEKVYDDPEMDKAYPMKETILEELKEPAVRPLTPAYQSISTVMSAILSPPSGIRPEQTANELRDAIADALESKGVLP, encoded by the coding sequence ATGAGGACAGACCCCGACGAGGCTGCACACCGGCGGCGGACAGGGAAGCGTACGGCGGCGGCAGCCGCCGTACTGGCGTTGGTGGCGCCGTTGGCGGCCTGCGGCTCCGGCGGTGACGGTGGAACGCCGACGATCAACCTGTACTACCCGCCGGAGCAGAACCTGCAGAAGGTGGTCGACGACTGCAACGCCCAGGCCCAGGGACGTTACAAGATCGTCTACCGGGTGCTGCCGCGACAGGCCGACGACCAGCGCGTGCAGCTGGTGCGCCGGCTGGCCGCGCAGGACAGCGGGATGGACGTGCTGGGCCTCGACGTCACCTGGACCCAGGAGTTCGCCAGCGCGAAATGGATCCGGGAGTGGACCGGCCAGGACAAGGCCGAGGCGGAGCAGGGCACCCTCGCCGGCCCGCTGGACACCGCCCGCTACGAGGGCAAGCTGTACGCCGCGCCGAAGAACACCAACGTCCAGTTGCTCTGGTACCGCACCGACCTGGTGCCGCAGCCGCCGAAGACCTGGGACGAGATGATCTCCGCGGCGCAGCAGCTCGAGCAGCAGGGCAAGCCCTACCAGGTGCTCACCATGGGCGCCCAGTACGAGGGGCTGGTCGTCCTCTACAACACCCTGGCCGAGAGCGCCGGCGGCAAGATCCTCAGCGACGACGGCAAGCACGCCGTGATGGACGAGGGCACGGTGCGGGCGCTCGACCAGCTGAGGAAGCTCGCCACGTCCGGCGTCACGTCGCCGTCGTTCACCAACGCCACCGAGGACCCGGTGCGGCTGGAGTTCCAGTCCGGTGGCGGCGCCTTCGAGGTCAACTGGCCCTTCGTCTACCCGGCGATGCAGGAGGCGGCACCGGACATGGCGAAGAAGGTGAAGTGGGCGCGGCTGCCGGGGATCGACGCGAACACCCCGAGCAAGGTGACCATCGGCGGCGTCAACATGGCGGTCAGCACCTACTCGAAGCACCCGACGGAGTCCTTCGAGGCGGCGAAGTGCATCCGCAACGCCGAGCACCAGAAGTTCTCCGCCGTCAACGACGGCGTGCCGCCGACCATCGAGAAGGTCTACGACGACCCGGAGATGGACAAGGCGTACCCGATGAAGGAGACCATCCTGGAGGAGCTCAAGGAGCCGGCGGTCCGGCCGCTGACCCCGGCCTACCAGAGCATCTCCACGGTGATGTCGGCGATCCTGTCGCCGCCGTCGGGCATCCGGCCCGAGCAGACCGCGAACGAGCTGCGCGATGCCATCGCCGACGCCCTCGAGTCGAAGGGGGTCCTCCCGTGA